Proteins from one Gimesia maris genomic window:
- a CDS encoding Ni/Fe hydrogenase subunit alpha — MGDRKIKVETLTRVEGEGGLFIRMSGETIEEVRLEIYEPPRLFEALLRGRPLEDAPDITARICGICPVAYQMSSVHALEAALKVTVSPEIRRLRRLLYCGEWIESHGLHMHLLHAPDFLGFESGLEMAKQFPDEVNRGLRLKKHGNQLVDLLGGRAIHPVNVCVGGFYRIPRRNEFQKLIPDFEWGLNAAKETTRWLAGFDFPEMESDCDFVSLSHPDEYPMNEGVMKSSLGDVIDVEQYEEEFEERQVPHSTALQAFRKSTGRPYLLGPLSRINLNRNQLFPQARKLADEIGWESVCRNPHKAIIARGLEIVHAYEEALSILRDQHPAGKPRESYSPQAGTGKSATEAPRGTLYHRYDIDDQGKIVEACIVPPTSQNQAQIEVDLKHVVAESIGNEEAELARKCENLVRAYDPCISCSTHFLKVTIDRD, encoded by the coding sequence ATGGGTGACCGCAAGATCAAAGTGGAAACATTGACCCGTGTGGAAGGGGAAGGGGGGCTGTTCATCCGCATGAGTGGTGAAACGATTGAGGAAGTCCGCCTGGAAATTTACGAGCCACCGCGTCTGTTTGAAGCGTTATTGCGGGGACGGCCTCTCGAAGATGCACCAGATATCACGGCGCGGATCTGTGGAATCTGTCCGGTGGCATACCAGATGAGCAGTGTGCATGCCCTGGAAGCTGCATTGAAAGTGACCGTATCCCCAGAGATTCGCCGTTTACGTCGGCTGCTCTATTGTGGCGAATGGATTGAAAGCCATGGCCTGCATATGCATTTATTGCATGCCCCTGATTTTCTCGGCTTTGAGAGCGGGCTGGAGATGGCGAAGCAGTTTCCTGACGAAGTCAATCGTGGACTGCGACTGAAAAAACATGGTAACCAGCTGGTCGACCTGCTGGGGGGGAGAGCCATCCATCCGGTGAATGTTTGCGTGGGGGGCTTCTACCGCATTCCCCGCCGAAATGAATTTCAGAAACTGATACCGGATTTTGAATGGGGTCTGAACGCCGCGAAGGAAACCACACGCTGGCTGGCTGGTTTCGATTTTCCGGAAATGGAATCGGATTGCGATTTTGTATCGCTGTCGCATCCGGATGAATATCCCATGAATGAGGGTGTGATGAAGTCCAGCCTGGGAGACGTGATTGATGTGGAACAGTATGAAGAGGAGTTTGAAGAACGGCAGGTACCCCACTCGACGGCGCTGCAGGCGTTTCGTAAGTCTACGGGGCGTCCTTATCTGCTCGGGCCATTATCGCGAATTAACCTGAATCGAAATCAACTGTTTCCCCAGGCGCGAAAGCTGGCAGACGAAATCGGATGGGAGTCGGTCTGTCGTAATCCCCACAAGGCGATTATTGCCCGCGGGCTGGAAATTGTTCACGCATACGAAGAGGCGTTGTCGATCCTGCGCGATCAACACCCTGCCGGAAAACCACGCGAATCGTATTCCCCACAAGCAGGGACCGGTAAGTCAGCGACCGAAGCGCCCCGGGGGACGCTGTATCATCGCTATGATATTGATGATCAAGGCAAGATCGTTGAGGCCTGTATTGTCCCGCCGACGTCTCAGAATCAGGCCCAAATTGAAGTGGATCTCAAGCATGTTGTGGCAGAGTCAATTGGAAACGAAGAAGCAGAACTCGCGCGGAAATGTGAAAACCTGGTGAGAGCCTATGATCCCTGTATCAGTTGTTCCACTCATTTTCTGAAAGTCACAATCGATCGAGACTGA
- a CDS encoding hydrogenase maturation protease: MKKGGQIMIAGIGSPHGDDQAGWEVARQIEQRNYNHVCVKLARTPADLLDWIDPAMDLLICDACQGAGEAGSVHQWDWPCGRLDEIHWSGTHQMSLTGVLALASQLGRLPKQVRICGVELDSNHSGKTLSQAVQAGVVAAVESICGDLIPSLRPGEIEHA, translated from the coding sequence ATGAAAAAGGGGGGACAGATCATGATCGCTGGAATTGGCAGTCCGCATGGTGACGATCAGGCAGGCTGGGAAGTGGCCAGACAGATTGAACAGCGAAATTATAATCACGTTTGTGTGAAACTGGCACGGACACCGGCTGATTTACTGGACTGGATCGATCCTGCGATGGACCTGCTGATTTGTGATGCCTGCCAGGGAGCCGGTGAGGCGGGAAGCGTTCATCAATGGGATTGGCCTTGCGGGCGACTGGATGAAATTCACTGGTCAGGGACGCATCAGATGTCTTTAACGGGAGTGCTCGCGCTGGCATCGCAGTTGGGAAGACTTCCAAAACAGGTTCGGATCTGCGGTGTCGAACTGGATTCGAATCATTCCGGCAAGACTTTATCACAAGCGGTGCAGGCAGGAGTTGTCGCTGCCGTCGAATCGATCTGTGGGGATCTCATTCCATCTTTGAGACCAGGAGAGATTGAGCATGCATGA
- a CDS encoding hydrogenase maturation nickel metallochaperone HypA/HybF: protein MHERSLVQNLLKQVSHIVAEQGGGRVSEICVQVGDLSGVEPLLFAAAFEEMVPDVFSVECQLKLDLVPVTAVCTHCQHEFEVLDFHFRCPECQSGSIDVIQGDELQLISITMESIDSNEGVSA, encoded by the coding sequence ATGCATGAACGGTCACTGGTTCAGAATCTGTTGAAACAGGTCAGCCACATCGTGGCTGAACAGGGGGGCGGTCGCGTTTCTGAAATCTGTGTCCAGGTGGGAGATCTGTCGGGTGTTGAACCGCTGTTATTTGCAGCCGCGTTTGAGGAGATGGTCCCGGATGTCTTTTCTGTGGAATGTCAATTGAAACTGGACCTGGTTCCTGTCACTGCCGTTTGCACTCATTGTCAGCATGAGTTTGAAGTCCTCGATTTTCACTTTCGTTGTCCTGAATGTCAGTCAGGAAGCATTGACGTCATTCAGGGGGATGAATTGCAACTGATCAGTATTACAATGGAATCAATCGATTCAAATGAGGGAGTATCCGCATGA
- the hypB gene encoding hydrogenase nickel incorporation protein HypB codes for MSQQTIIVKRDVQAEQKADAEVERGRLGRRGTLVVNLLSSPGSGKTSLLEATARHFAGRRSMAVLVGDLETDRDAQRLAPLIPVAQLTTGGACHLELPLVQRGLTALGDPAVDFLFIENVGNLVCPASHDLAEHLRVVLISTTEGDDKPGKYPKMFRTSQAMLITKLDLLPHVPFSVEAVTADAQRIQSALQVISCCSLTGKGIQDWCDFLEEQHQFQLAAYHESTSNY; via the coding sequence ATGAGTCAACAGACCATCATTGTCAAACGTGATGTGCAAGCTGAGCAAAAAGCTGATGCTGAAGTAGAGCGTGGACGGCTGGGGCGGCGTGGCACTCTGGTTGTGAATCTGCTGTCCTCTCCGGGGTCGGGAAAAACGAGTTTACTGGAAGCGACAGCGCGGCACTTTGCCGGTCGCCGGTCAATGGCGGTGCTGGTGGGTGACCTGGAAACCGACCGCGATGCGCAGCGGTTAGCACCCCTGATTCCGGTCGCGCAGCTGACGACGGGGGGCGCCTGTCATCTGGAACTACCGCTGGTGCAGCGGGGTTTGACAGCGCTGGGTGATCCTGCAGTCGATTTTCTGTTTATCGAGAATGTGGGAAATCTGGTCTGTCCCGCTTCGCATGACCTGGCAGAGCACTTGCGCGTGGTCCTCATCAGCACGACAGAAGGGGACGATAAGCCGGGGAAATATCCCAAAATGTTCCGCACCAGTCAGGCCATGCTGATCACCAAGCTGGATTTACTGCCGCACGTACCGTTTTCTGTAGAAGCTGTAACGGCAGACGCCCAGCGGATTCAATCTGCGCTCCAGGTCATTTCCTGTTGTTCCCTGACAGGAAAAGGCATTCAGGATTGGTGTGATTTCCTGGAAGAGCAACATCAATTTCAACTGGCAGCATACCATGAATCCACGAGTAATTATTGA
- the hypF gene encoding carbamoyltransferase HypF yields the protein MNPRVIIESTERKIAIRITLSGRVQGIGLRPAVARRARELRLAGSICNTTEGIELQIEGPEKVVEEFERDLENYLPDETIIHQKTRETTKNCGSERFDIIEKQTSGPLAARVPADIAVCQDCLAELADPADHRFGYAFLSCTRCGPRYSLLHSMPYERGQTGMSKYDLCSHCQREYDSPVDCRFHAQTIACPQCGPRVWCTSTTGETNDSDTEAIQSAARALQQGAIVGLKGLGGYQLLVDATSEAAVQMLREKKQRLGKPLAVMVTDLIAARKLAMMNDAEAETLASPAAPIVLLQAHENSPIAGNVNPGLNTVGVMLPTTPLHWLLLQQCDFPLVVTSANREGEPLFYQDRSHSEKINTLADCWLEHDRPIERPIDDSVVRWMAGRLVTIRLARGLAPLSLDLEHPQPAIALGGHQKAAVALNNGAQSVLAPHIGDLESLAVCERYEEQLESLQQLYAVSQADYICDEHPDYFTSNRASQPVSRVERVQHHHAHIVAGMLEQGWLDRQVLGVAFDGTGRGDDQTIWGGEFLLSTAAQYTRVGHLKPFLLPGGEAAVREPYRVAVSLMTETLGSEAALNTGIKTELVRPVLQIIKSKRLSPRTSSVGRLFDGVAALVLGVTHSEYEGQAAMLLEASCDLAEAGSYEMPLSQGAPFQLDWRPCIAAILRDRKAGVSTGVMAMRFHRGLARGTARLCRQFMPLSVVLGGGVFQNRCLVELLAEELRQNDQPLGLPGRIPPNDGGLAAGQLAVAIVRSKQKGAAPCV from the coding sequence ATGAATCCACGAGTAATTATTGAGAGTACGGAACGGAAAATTGCGATCAGAATCACTTTGAGTGGTCGGGTACAGGGAATCGGATTGCGCCCTGCCGTCGCGCGGCGTGCCCGTGAATTACGACTGGCAGGTTCTATCTGTAATACGACAGAAGGAATTGAGCTGCAGATTGAAGGACCGGAAAAGGTCGTAGAGGAATTCGAGCGGGACCTGGAAAATTACCTGCCTGATGAAACGATAATTCACCAGAAAACCCGTGAAACGACAAAGAACTGTGGATCAGAGCGGTTTGACATTATCGAAAAACAGACCAGTGGTCCCCTGGCGGCACGCGTTCCAGCTGATATCGCTGTCTGCCAGGATTGTCTGGCTGAACTTGCTGATCCGGCTGATCATCGGTTCGGTTATGCTTTCCTCAGCTGCACGCGCTGTGGTCCCCGGTATTCCCTGCTGCATTCGATGCCTTATGAACGCGGTCAAACAGGCATGTCGAAATATGACCTCTGTTCCCACTGTCAGAGAGAATACGATTCCCCCGTTGATTGTCGCTTTCATGCGCAGACAATCGCCTGTCCGCAGTGTGGTCCCCGCGTGTGGTGCACCAGTACAACCGGCGAAACCAACGATTCTGATACGGAGGCAATCCAGAGTGCGGCCCGCGCGCTGCAGCAGGGAGCAATTGTTGGTCTGAAAGGACTGGGTGGTTATCAACTGCTGGTTGATGCCACCAGTGAAGCAGCCGTTCAAATGTTAAGGGAGAAAAAACAACGCCTGGGAAAACCGCTGGCTGTGATGGTGACAGACCTCATTGCAGCGCGCAAACTGGCTATGATGAATGATGCGGAAGCTGAGACGCTGGCAAGTCCAGCGGCACCAATTGTGCTGTTGCAGGCGCATGAGAACTCACCGATTGCCGGTAATGTGAATCCGGGATTGAATACAGTGGGAGTGATGTTGCCCACGACACCACTACACTGGTTGCTACTGCAGCAATGCGATTTCCCCCTGGTGGTCACCAGCGCCAACCGGGAAGGCGAACCACTGTTCTATCAGGATCGAAGTCATTCTGAAAAAATCAATACACTGGCAGACTGCTGGCTGGAGCATGATCGTCCGATCGAACGCCCCATCGATGACAGTGTCGTTCGCTGGATGGCAGGACGACTTGTCACGATTCGACTGGCACGGGGGCTGGCTCCGTTGTCTCTGGATCTGGAACATCCTCAACCTGCCATTGCGCTGGGGGGACATCAGAAAGCTGCTGTCGCTTTGAATAATGGTGCTCAATCTGTTCTGGCGCCTCATATTGGCGATCTGGAGAGCCTGGCTGTCTGCGAGCGTTACGAGGAGCAGCTGGAATCTCTACAGCAGCTCTATGCTGTTTCGCAGGCTGATTATATCTGCGATGAGCATCCCGATTATTTTACTTCGAACCGGGCATCGCAACCAGTTTCACGCGTTGAGCGAGTGCAGCATCATCATGCTCATATCGTGGCGGGTATGCTGGAACAGGGCTGGCTGGATCGTCAGGTACTGGGAGTCGCTTTTGACGGGACCGGTCGGGGCGACGATCAGACCATCTGGGGAGGTGAGTTTTTACTGTCAACGGCGGCTCAATATACCAGGGTCGGTCATTTAAAACCGTTCCTCCTGCCGGGGGGAGAAGCGGCCGTCCGCGAACCGTATCGAGTTGCGGTTTCCCTGATGACAGAGACGCTGGGATCGGAGGCTGCGTTGAATACGGGAATCAAAACAGAACTGGTCAGACCTGTGTTGCAGATCATCAAATCGAAACGTCTTTCTCCACGCACCTCCAGTGTCGGACGGTTATTTGATGGAGTCGCTGCTCTGGTTCTGGGCGTCACGCATTCTGAATATGAAGGGCAGGCGGCGATGTTGCTGGAAGCGAGTTGCGACCTTGCGGAAGCCGGCAGTTACGAGATGCCGCTTTCACAGGGGGCTCCATTTCAGTTGGACTGGCGACCTTGTATTGCCGCGATTCTGCGAGATCGGAAAGCGGGAGTCTCAACAGGTGTGATGGCAATGCGGTTTCATCGCGGTCTGGCCCGGGGAACCGCGCGGTTGTGTCGGCAGTTTATGCCTTTGTCTGTTGTTTTGGGGGGAGGTGTCTTTCAGAACCGCTGTCTGGTTGAACTTCTGGCAGAAGAACTGCGTCAAAATGATCAACCGCTGGGATTGCCTGGCAGGATACCGCCTAATGATGGGGGGCTGGCTGCGGGGCAACTGGCGGTTGCGATTGTCCGTTCGAAACAGAAGGGAGCCGCGCCATGTGTTTAG
- a CDS encoding HypC/HybG/HupF family hydrogenase formation chaperone: MCLGIPGQLVRWVEREGIFSQAEIEFDGVRRVVHMACVTEAEVGDYILVHAGIAINRIDAREAQRIFDTLAEWGEDEGWHETLPDAGEDES, encoded by the coding sequence ATGTGTTTAGGAATACCTGGCCAACTGGTTCGCTGGGTGGAACGGGAAGGCATCTTTTCGCAGGCAGAAATTGAGTTTGATGGCGTACGCCGAGTCGTGCATATGGCCTGCGTGACCGAGGCGGAAGTGGGTGATTACATTCTGGTTCATGCCGGTATTGCGATCAACAGGATTGATGCACGGGAAGCGCAACGGATTTTTGATACGCTGGCTGAGTGGGGGGAAGATGAGGGTTGGCATGAAACTCTGCCTGATGCGGGAGAGGACGAATCATGA
- the hypD gene encoding hydrogenase formation protein HypD: protein MKYLDEYRDLAAAQRLLDEIRRVSTRSWTLMEVCGGQTHSLLRHGIAAELQGTVELIHGPGCPVCVTDQADIDFACQLAKRPDVMVTSFGDMLRVPGSQGSLLDARTRGGQVKIVYSPLDAVELARRQPEKQVVFFAVGFETTAPATALAVKQAAQYQLDNFSLIVSHVRVQPAMESLVESPENRVQAFLAAGHVCTVMGYESYNRLVERYQLPVVVTGFEPLDLLEGILACVRQLEAGETRLENCYSRAVQMAGNQSAQDLVQEIYQISDARWRGFDLIPAGGLSLREQWQQFDARVRFSDSSLPVILNSECRSFDVMTGQLKPTECPHFGKQCTPETPLGAPMVSSEGACAAYYRYAGV from the coding sequence ATGAAGTACCTGGATGAATATCGAGATCTGGCAGCAGCACAGCGATTGCTGGATGAAATTCGGCGCGTCTCCACCCGAAGCTGGACATTGATGGAAGTCTGTGGCGGGCAGACACACAGTCTGTTACGACATGGGATTGCAGCCGAGTTGCAGGGGACTGTTGAATTAATTCATGGTCCCGGTTGTCCAGTCTGTGTGACCGATCAGGCAGACATTGATTTTGCCTGCCAACTGGCTAAACGGCCAGACGTGATGGTGACCAGTTTCGGTGACATGTTGCGTGTGCCCGGCAGTCAGGGTTCTTTACTGGATGCCCGGACCAGAGGCGGACAGGTGAAGATTGTTTATTCGCCTCTGGATGCAGTGGAACTGGCACGCAGGCAACCTGAGAAACAGGTGGTGTTTTTCGCTGTTGGATTTGAGACGACGGCACCTGCGACCGCATTGGCTGTGAAGCAGGCTGCGCAGTATCAGCTCGATAATTTCAGTCTGATCGTATCGCATGTTCGGGTACAACCTGCGATGGAGTCCCTGGTTGAGTCACCGGAGAACCGGGTGCAGGCGTTTCTGGCAGCCGGGCATGTCTGTACGGTAATGGGATATGAATCTTACAACCGGTTGGTGGAACGCTATCAGTTGCCAGTCGTCGTGACCGGTTTTGAACCGCTGGATTTACTGGAGGGCATTCTGGCCTGTGTCAGACAACTGGAGGCTGGTGAAACCCGGCTGGAGAATTGTTATTCACGCGCAGTACAGATGGCCGGAAATCAGTCAGCACAGGATCTTGTGCAGGAAATTTATCAGATATCAGACGCGCGCTGGAGGGGATTTGATCTCATTCCGGCGGGTGGTCTCTCACTGCGGGAACAGTGGCAGCAGTTTGATGCGCGGGTTCGATTTTCGGATAGTAGTTTGCCTGTCATTCTCAACAGTGAGTGTCGCAGCTTCGATGTGATGACCGGGCAACTCAAACCAACAGAGTGTCCGCATTTTGGTAAACAGTGTACTCCCGAAACGCCTCTGGGAGCGCCGATGGTCTCTTCAGAAGGTGCCTGTGCCGCTTACTATCGCTATGCGGGTGTTTGA
- the hypE gene encoding hydrogenase expression/formation protein HypE gives MENNQQNMTGSWQLNCPIEIPAETDCVTLAHGEGGRLSRKLIQERIASVLKNEFLETSDDAARLPRVDGPLAFTTDSFVVSPLFFPGGDIGSLAIYGTVNDLAVSGAHPLWLTLSLILEEGFPLMLLDRVLQSLAEAASSTAVKIVAGDTKVVPRGAVDGLFINTAGVGKLTEPVPPGPAFLREGDELVVSGPIGQHGIAVLAAREQLQLDPLPHSDCGSLLTAVEQLREALGDRICCLRDATRGGVAAVLQEWAGSSGLTLSIDERCVPVTPGVKGMSELLGLDPLHIANEGTMLIAVRQGAGQEAVSVLQSLSKTADARLIGSVKGRGVAAVTVKRTLGLEQPLHDPLGSPLPRIC, from the coding sequence ATGGAAAATAATCAGCAGAACATGACTGGCAGCTGGCAGCTGAATTGTCCCATCGAGATACCAGCGGAAACGGACTGCGTGACGCTGGCACATGGAGAGGGGGGAAGGCTTTCCCGCAAACTGATTCAGGAACGTATTGCTTCCGTGCTGAAAAATGAATTTCTGGAAACCTCAGATGATGCAGCTCGACTGCCTCGCGTCGACGGGCCACTTGCATTCACGACGGACAGTTTTGTTGTATCTCCCCTGTTTTTTCCGGGAGGCGATATTGGCAGCCTGGCGATTTATGGGACCGTCAACGATCTGGCAGTCAGCGGGGCACATCCGCTCTGGCTCACGCTGTCATTGATCCTTGAAGAGGGCTTTCCGCTGATGCTTCTGGATCGCGTACTGCAAAGTCTGGCTGAAGCAGCATCGAGTACGGCGGTCAAGATTGTGGCCGGTGATACGAAAGTGGTTCCCCGGGGCGCCGTTGATGGTCTGTTTATCAATACGGCGGGAGTTGGCAAGCTGACAGAGCCTGTCCCGCCAGGACCCGCGTTTCTGAGAGAGGGGGATGAACTTGTCGTCAGCGGGCCCATCGGCCAGCATGGCATTGCTGTACTGGCAGCACGCGAACAATTGCAGTTAGACCCCTTGCCTCACAGCGATTGTGGTTCCCTGTTAACAGCCGTGGAGCAGTTGCGGGAAGCACTCGGGGACCGGATTTGCTGTCTGCGGGATGCAACCCGGGGCGGGGTGGCCGCGGTACTGCAGGAATGGGCTGGGTCCAGTGGTTTAACACTTAGTATCGACGAACGTTGTGTACCAGTCACACCCGGAGTTAAGGGCATGAGTGAATTACTGGGGCTGGATCCTCTGCATATTGCCAATGAGGGGACCATGCTGATCGCTGTCAGGCAGGGGGCCGGGCAGGAAGCAGTCTCTGTATTACAGTCTCTCTCAAAGACAGCAGATGCCCGGTTAATCGGTTCTGTCAAAGGCCGGGGAGTTGCTGCGGTAACGGTAAAACGGACTCTGGGTCTTGAACAGCCTCTTCACGATCCACTGGGAAGTCCTTTGCCGCGAATCTGTTGA
- a CDS encoding CBS domain-containing protein, with the protein MTDQQKTPCAADFMNRHVQVVTQDMSLTEVIRFLLKHKISNAPVVELQDQKQILVGFVSERDCLSALSNEVFFGNPSPAQTVRTIMSSHPICITPETELFSIVSIFVSHHLRHLPVVQNGVLKGIVSRREILEAMETYYNHSLHTQEHERLLRDASQPMNLRFLIDRS; encoded by the coding sequence ATGACCGACCAGCAGAAAACACCATGCGCCGCTGATTTCATGAATCGGCATGTACAAGTCGTAACCCAGGATATGTCGCTGACGGAAGTCATTCGATTTCTATTAAAACACAAAATCTCGAATGCCCCCGTTGTCGAACTACAGGATCAGAAGCAAATTCTCGTCGGTTTTGTATCCGAACGCGACTGCCTGTCTGCTTTGTCGAATGAAGTGTTCTTCGGAAACCCCAGCCCGGCTCAGACAGTGAGAACCATCATGAGTTCACACCCCATCTGCATTACTCCCGAAACAGAACTGTTCTCGATCGTTTCGATCTTTGTCAGCCATCATCTGCGCCATCTGCCTGTTGTACAAAATGGAGTTCTCAAGGGAATCGTCAGTCGACGAGAGATTCTGGAAGCCATGGAAACTTATTACAATCACTCACTTCATACTCAAGAACACGAGCGACTTTTGCGCGATGCTTCACAGCCCATGAACCTCCGTTTTTTAATTGACCGAAGCTGA
- a CDS encoding F0F1 ATP synthase subunit gamma, giving the protein MQDFETLKRSIESTRDLESVVRTMKTLAAVSIRQYEQAVDSLEDYSDTVYCGLEMVLSKSLSDSRLPDGPASGTIGMILFGSDQGMCGQFNEQLETYAEEYFTATDLVRRKQAWMIVGSRMRGKALDSGHEVDFDFSLPGSATGIAPLVSEMLAKIDQWRHQRRLSEIYIFYNQRESASTYKPHVVQLLPVDPTKFHRKDQGPSTSRSLPLYTMSRTTLLSRLIQQYLFVSLFRACAESMAGENASRIASMQAAERNIKERLMNLQAEFNQRRQTAITEELLDVVTGFEALKDAE; this is encoded by the coding sequence ATGCAGGATTTCGAAACATTAAAACGGAGCATCGAAAGTACCAGAGATCTGGAGTCGGTCGTACGTACAATGAAAACACTTGCCGCGGTCAGTATCAGGCAGTACGAACAGGCAGTCGACTCCCTCGAAGACTATTCTGACACGGTTTACTGTGGACTGGAAATGGTTTTATCAAAGAGTCTGTCCGACTCTCGTTTGCCAGATGGTCCTGCTTCTGGCACCATCGGCATGATTCTCTTTGGTTCCGATCAGGGAATGTGCGGTCAATTCAATGAACAGCTGGAAACCTACGCGGAAGAATATTTCACAGCGACTGATTTAGTCAGGCGAAAACAGGCCTGGATGATTGTAGGCTCGCGAATGCGGGGTAAAGCTCTGGATTCCGGCCATGAGGTTGATTTTGATTTCAGCCTGCCCGGTTCAGCTACGGGAATTGCCCCCCTGGTCTCTGAAATGCTCGCGAAAATTGATCAATGGCGGCACCAGCGACGACTGAGTGAAATCTATATTTTTTACAATCAGCGTGAATCGGCCTCCACCTATAAACCGCATGTCGTACAGTTGCTGCCCGTCGACCCGACAAAGTTCCATCGAAAAGATCAGGGCCCGAGCACATCACGTTCACTCCCCCTCTACACGATGAGCCGCACAACTTTATTGTCCAGACTGATCCAACAATACCTGTTCGTATCGCTGTTTCGTGCCTGTGCAGAATCAATGGCGGGCGAAAATGCCAGCCGGATCGCTTCCATGCAGGCTGCGGAACGCAATATTAAAGAACGCCTGATGAATTTGCAGGCAGAATTTAATCAACGCAGACAGACTGCCATTACAGAAGAGTTACTGGATGTAGTAACCGGATTTGAAGCATTAAAAGATGCAGAATGA
- a CDS encoding alternate F1F0 ATPase, F1 subunit alpha, translated as MNQSPDIKSLIDTTFDQFSGVLSQHEFAPRLIEIGKVTYVGRSHARISGLPNVQSEELLQFPHHILGLALNLDEHEVGVVLLDHGEQLTAGDEVRRTHRLLDVPVGESLIGRVIDPVGRPLDGHGPITAAERRPYERDPAAIIDRAPVTVPLQTGLKVIDALIPIGRGQRELILGDRQTGKTAIAIDTILNQKNKDVICIYCAIGQRNTAVAKVIDDLRTQGALEYTTVVVGESDAPPGLQFVAPYAATTLGEYFMDQGQDVLVIYDDLTSHARSYRELSLLLRRPPGREAFPGDIFYLHSRLLERSTHLADRLGGGSLTALPIAETEAQNLSAYIPTNLISITDGQIYLSPQLFQKGILPAVDVGRSVSRVGGKTQLPAYRAVAGDLRLSYSQFEELEAFSRFSSRLDSETLATLERGRRVREIFKQPQYQPLSVPEQLSVLIGMAGGAFDKTGLPQIHHLEEQVQRLLDNEFPDLSEQILSGKTITATEQKSVLNAVSELIQQSQNPLSETD; from the coding sequence ATGAATCAGAGTCCCGATATTAAATCATTGATCGATACGACTTTTGATCAGTTTAGCGGCGTATTAAGTCAGCATGAATTTGCTCCACGACTGATCGAAATCGGAAAGGTCACTTATGTCGGACGCAGCCATGCTCGCATTAGCGGTTTACCGAACGTGCAGTCAGAAGAACTGTTACAGTTCCCCCATCATATACTGGGTTTGGCTTTGAACCTGGATGAACATGAAGTGGGAGTCGTACTCCTCGATCACGGAGAACAGCTCACCGCCGGAGATGAGGTCAGGCGAACGCACCGCTTACTTGATGTTCCTGTTGGCGAATCGTTAATCGGTCGCGTCATCGACCCGGTGGGGCGTCCCCTGGATGGGCATGGTCCGATCACTGCCGCCGAACGCAGACCTTATGAACGCGATCCGGCAGCCATCATTGACCGGGCTCCGGTCACCGTTCCTCTACAGACAGGTTTGAAAGTCATTGATGCCCTGATTCCCATAGGCCGCGGTCAGCGCGAACTGATCCTGGGAGATCGCCAGACAGGTAAAACAGCAATCGCCATCGATACGATTCTCAACCAGAAAAATAAAGATGTGATCTGTATCTACTGCGCGATCGGACAGCGAAATACTGCGGTCGCCAAAGTGATTGATGACCTGCGTACTCAGGGTGCATTGGAATACACGACTGTGGTCGTAGGGGAGAGCGACGCTCCCCCCGGTCTGCAGTTTGTTGCCCCCTATGCGGCGACCACCCTGGGAGAATACTTTATGGACCAGGGGCAGGATGTCCTGGTGATCTACGATGACCTGACTTCACATGCTCGCTCTTACCGGGAATTATCACTGCTCCTCAGACGCCCACCGGGACGCGAAGCATTTCCCGGCGACATCTTCTACCTGCATTCACGTTTGCTGGAACGCTCTACTCATTTAGCGGATCGGCTCGGAGGAGGTTCGTTAACCGCATTACCGATCGCCGAAACAGAAGCGCAGAATCTGTCTGCTTATATCCCGACCAATTTAATCTCAATCACCGACGGCCAGATTTACCTTTCACCACAGCTGTTTCAGAAAGGGATTCTGCCTGCCGTCGATGTAGGTCGCTCTGTCTCCCGTGTCGGAGGAAAAACACAACTCCCCGCTTACCGGGCCGTCGCAGGTGATTTAAGATTGTCTTACAGTCAATTCGAAGAACTCGAAGCCTTTTCCCGTTTCAGCAGCCGCCTGGATTCAGAAACACTGGCCACACTGGAACGCGGGCGTCGCGTGCGTGAAATCTTTAAACAGCCTCAATACCAGCCGCTTTCCGTTCCTGAGCAACTGTCTGTGTTAATCGGTATGGCAGGGGGAGCGTTTGACAAAACCGGCTTACCACAGATACATCACCTGGAAGAACAGGTTCAACGGCTTCTCGATAACGAATTTCCCGATTTGAGCGAACAGATCCTCTCGGGTAAAACCATTACCGCTACCGAGCAGAAATCGGTACTGAACGCGGTGAGCGAACTGATTCAGCAATCCCAAAATCCACTTTCTGAAACCGACTGA